Proteins encoded in a region of the Paenibacillus pedocola genome:
- the pnp gene encoding polyribonucleotide nucleotidyltransferase, producing the protein MEQRVEMQLGGRRLVLETGRLAKQANAAVMVRYGDTAVLCTVTASSEPKDLDFFPLTVNYEERLYAVGKIPGGFIKREGRPSEKAILSSRLTDRPIRPLFPEGFRNDVQVLNMVMSVDQDCAPDIAAMIGTSAALSISDVPFDGPIGGVAVGRINGEFVINPDVAQQEASDIYVVVAGTKDAIMMVEAEANEVPEDVMLEAIMFGHEEIRKIVAVIEELVAVAGKEKMAVKLHAVNADVNTEVRAFAQSRLVEAVKIAEKHARQDAIDLINSETVEYFVEKYIETPELLKDVKEVLHDIVKDEVRRLITHDKVRPDGRKLDEIRPIECDTALLPRTHGSGLFTRGQTQILSVCTLGALGDVQILDGIDPTETKRFMHHYNFPPFSVGEARPLRAPGRREIGHGALGERALSKVIPSETEFPYTIRLVSEAIESNGSTSQASICASILAMMDAGVPIKAPVAGVAMGLIKDGEHVSILTDIQGMEDHLGDMDFKVAGTAEGVTAIQMDIKIAGIDRKILKEALEQAREGRLFILGKMMEAISEPRPSLSQYAPKIIIININPDKIRDVIGAGGKIINKIIEETGVKIDIEQDGRVFIGSSDEAMIQKARGIIEGIVKEVQVGEIYVGTVRRIEKFGAFVELIPGKDGLVHISQLSTERVAKVEDVVAIGDTITVKVTEIDQQGRVNLSRKAVLTSEAGAKA; encoded by the coding sequence ATGGAACAACGTGTAGAAATGCAGCTTGGCGGAAGACGCCTGGTGCTGGAGACCGGCCGCCTTGCCAAACAGGCAAATGCCGCCGTTATGGTACGCTACGGAGATACTGCAGTATTGTGTACGGTTACAGCTTCCAGTGAGCCTAAAGATCTGGATTTTTTCCCGCTTACGGTTAACTATGAAGAAAGATTATATGCAGTAGGTAAAATCCCAGGCGGATTTATCAAGCGGGAAGGCAGACCGAGTGAGAAAGCTATTCTGTCCAGTCGCCTGACTGACCGTCCGATTCGTCCGTTGTTTCCGGAAGGATTCCGTAACGACGTTCAAGTACTGAACATGGTCATGAGTGTGGATCAGGATTGTGCCCCGGACATCGCGGCAATGATTGGTACGTCTGCTGCCCTGAGCATCTCTGATGTGCCGTTTGACGGGCCGATCGGCGGAGTGGCGGTTGGACGGATCAATGGCGAATTCGTCATTAATCCTGACGTTGCCCAGCAGGAAGCCAGCGACATTTATGTCGTGGTTGCCGGAACGAAAGATGCCATCATGATGGTTGAGGCGGAAGCGAACGAAGTGCCGGAAGACGTGATGCTGGAAGCAATCATGTTCGGGCACGAAGAAATCCGCAAGATCGTAGCAGTGATTGAAGAACTGGTAGCAGTTGCCGGTAAAGAAAAAATGGCTGTAAAGCTGCACGCGGTAAATGCTGACGTGAACACAGAGGTTCGTGCTTTTGCGCAGAGCCGCCTGGTAGAAGCTGTCAAGATTGCCGAGAAGCATGCACGCCAGGATGCTATCGATCTGATCAACAGCGAAACGGTGGAGTATTTCGTTGAGAAATACATAGAGACACCAGAGCTTCTGAAAGACGTTAAGGAAGTACTGCATGACATCGTCAAGGATGAAGTGCGCCGCCTGATTACGCATGACAAAGTGCGTCCGGATGGCCGTAAGCTGGATGAAATCCGTCCGATCGAATGTGATACGGCACTGTTGCCGCGTACACACGGTTCCGGGCTCTTTACCCGCGGACAAACACAAATTCTCAGCGTATGTACACTTGGTGCGCTTGGTGATGTGCAGATTCTGGACGGTATCGATCCGACTGAAACCAAACGTTTCATGCACCATTACAACTTCCCGCCGTTTAGCGTAGGGGAAGCCCGCCCGCTTAGAGCACCGGGACGCCGCGAAATCGGTCACGGGGCACTGGGTGAACGCGCCCTTTCCAAGGTTATTCCTAGTGAAACTGAATTCCCGTACACGATCCGTCTGGTATCGGAAGCGATTGAATCGAACGGTTCGACTTCCCAGGCAAGTATCTGCGCCAGTATCCTGGCAATGATGGATGCAGGGGTACCTATCAAGGCTCCTGTAGCCGGCGTAGCTATGGGTCTGATTAAAGACGGAGAGCATGTCTCCATTCTGACAGACATCCAGGGTATGGAAGATCATCTGGGTGATATGGACTTTAAGGTAGCGGGTACTGCAGAAGGTGTAACCGCAATTCAGATGGATATCAAGATTGCCGGTATTGACCGCAAGATTCTGAAGGAAGCGTTGGAGCAAGCCAGAGAAGGACGTTTGTTCATCCTCGGAAAAATGATGGAAGCTATCTCTGAGCCAAGACCTAGCCTGTCCCAATATGCGCCTAAGATCATTATCATTAACATCAATCCGGACAAAATCCGTGATGTTATTGGTGCCGGCGGTAAGATCATTAACAAGATCATCGAAGAAACCGGCGTAAAGATCGACATCGAGCAGGATGGACGCGTATTTATCGGCTCTTCCGACGAAGCCATGATCCAAAAAGCTCGCGGCATCATCGAGGGCATTGTGAAGGAAGTCCAAGTTGGTGAAATCTATGTAGGTACGGTTCGCCGCATCGAGAAGTTCGGTGCTTTTGTTGAACTGATTCCCGGCAAAGATGGGCTGGTACACATCTCCCAGCTGTCCACAGAGCGCGTAGCGAAAGTAGAAGATGTTGTGGCTATCGGCGATACGATTACTGTAAAAGTAACCGAAATTGACCAGCAGGGCCGTGTCAACTTGTCGCGCAAAGCGGTATTGACTTCGGAAGCCGGAGCGAAAGCGTAA
- the rpsO gene encoding 30S ribosomal protein S15, with product MALTQERKHQLIDEHKTHESDTGSPEVQVAILTENIVNLTDHLRTHKKDHHSRRGLLKMVGQRRKLLAYLKNKDIRRYSALIEKLGLRR from the coding sequence ATGGCATTGACTCAAGAACGTAAACACCAATTGATCGACGAGCACAAAACTCATGAATCCGATACCGGATCCCCTGAGGTGCAAGTTGCTATCCTTACGGAGAACATCGTTAATTTGACTGACCACTTGCGTACGCACAAGAAGGATCATCATTCCCGTCGCGGATTGCTGAAGATGGTTGGACAACGTCGTAAACTGCTGGCGTATTTGAAGAACAAAGACATCAGACGTTACAGCGCCCTGATCGAGAAACTGGGATTGCGTCGTTAA
- a CDS encoding bifunctional riboflavin kinase/FAD synthetase, giving the protein MRTVTLSYPMPPETAAEWAQPQVAALGQFDGLHRGHASVITSAVALARRQGVPAAVMTFHPHPKDVMGKGDYDGYLTPPKDKQELLSGMGVDILYIIDFNEQLSRVSPQDFVSIMLLPLQIITAVVGFDFRFGYLGEGDADMLRELGLGAMSVETVPPFLLEGEKVSSSGIRKSLQSGDLALANSWFGRCYHLRGIVGHGEKRGRTIGFPTANLQLEDRYVIPAKGVYAVKVFYKEEVLYGVMNVGVKPTFHDGMVAPSFEVHLFDFAADIYGQELKVELEGFIRPERKFESIDALISQISKDAETAKALLGYPS; this is encoded by the coding sequence GTGAGAACCGTAACCTTAAGCTATCCAATGCCGCCGGAGACAGCAGCCGAGTGGGCACAGCCGCAAGTAGCTGCACTGGGCCAGTTTGACGGACTGCACCGCGGACATGCCAGCGTCATTACATCCGCTGTAGCTCTGGCCCGGAGACAAGGTGTACCAGCTGCAGTGATGACCTTTCATCCTCATCCCAAGGATGTTATGGGCAAAGGCGACTATGATGGATATTTGACCCCGCCGAAGGATAAGCAGGAGCTGCTGTCCGGTATGGGCGTCGATATTTTGTATATAATTGATTTTAATGAGCAGCTTTCCCGAGTCAGCCCGCAGGATTTTGTCTCCATTATGCTGCTGCCGCTGCAGATTATAACTGCAGTAGTCGGGTTTGATTTCCGCTTTGGTTACCTGGGCGAAGGCGATGCGGACATGCTCCGTGAGCTGGGGCTTGGGGCAATGAGTGTGGAGACGGTTCCTCCGTTCCTGCTTGAAGGGGAGAAAGTAAGCAGCTCCGGAATCCGAAAGAGCTTGCAGAGCGGTGATCTGGCCCTTGCGAATAGCTGGTTTGGACGCTGTTATCATCTGCGCGGAATCGTCGGACATGGTGAGAAGCGCGGGCGCACCATCGGGTTCCCAACCGCCAATCTTCAGCTGGAAGACCGGTATGTCATTCCGGCCAAGGGAGTCTATGCAGTTAAGGTCTTCTATAAGGAAGAAGTCTTGTACGGGGTGATGAATGTTGGGGTCAAGCCCACATTCCATGACGGGATGGTGGCACCGAGTTTTGAAGTGCACCTGTTCGATTTTGCCGCAGATATCTATGGACAGGAGCTTAAGGTAGAGCTTGAAGGCTTTATCCGTCCTGAACGGAAATTCGAGTCCATTGATGCCCTGATCTCGCAAATTTCCAAGGATGCCGAGACAGCCAAAGCGCTGCTGGGATATCCTTCATAA
- the truB gene encoding tRNA pseudouridine(55) synthase TruB, producing MSELTGVLAVYKPAGYTSHDVVAKARRILGMKRIGHTGTLDPQVTGVLPLCLGRATRVVEYIQELPKEYVATLRLGLSSDTEDMTGTITETVDEVHVTEAEVLEVLNSFKGVISQVPPMYSAVKVDGKRLYELAREGKTVERKSREVEIYEIEMTDMVWNGNYPDITFRVLCSKGTYIRTLCVDIGRALGLPGVMVELTRTMSAGISASHCLTLEQIAEHKEAGTLEQHLIAADEAISHLPRHSVIDEKKKAAMQGQRLSIRYVAPEVKQSGDFRLYDLQGEFLGIYKLEDTGAIAPVKVFAQA from the coding sequence ATGAGTGAACTCACAGGTGTTTTGGCGGTCTATAAGCCTGCAGGATACACTTCGCATGACGTTGTAGCCAAGGCCCGGCGGATTCTCGGAATGAAACGGATCGGTCATACGGGTACACTTGATCCTCAGGTGACCGGAGTGCTTCCGCTTTGTCTCGGACGGGCTACCCGGGTAGTGGAATATATCCAGGAGCTGCCCAAGGAATATGTTGCGACCCTCAGACTCGGCTTATCCAGTGATACAGAAGATATGACCGGTACGATTACGGAGACGGTGGATGAAGTTCATGTTACCGAAGCCGAAGTACTTGAGGTGCTGAACTCGTTCAAAGGAGTGATCTCCCAGGTTCCTCCGATGTATTCGGCGGTCAAGGTTGACGGTAAGCGTCTTTATGAGCTGGCCAGAGAAGGCAAAACTGTCGAACGCAAAAGCCGCGAAGTGGAGATCTATGAAATTGAAATGACGGATATGGTCTGGAACGGCAATTATCCTGATATTACTTTCCGTGTATTGTGTTCGAAGGGCACCTATATCCGTACACTATGTGTGGATATTGGCCGTGCGCTTGGACTTCCCGGTGTAATGGTCGAGCTTACGCGTACGATGTCTGCCGGGATTTCTGCCAGCCATTGTCTGACACTCGAGCAGATTGCCGAACATAAGGAAGCAGGCACACTTGAGCAGCATTTGATTGCGGCAGACGAGGCCATTTCCCATTTGCCGCGGCACTCCGTGATCGATGAGAAGAAGAAGGCTGCCATGCAGGGACAACGTCTTTCGATCCGGTATGTGGCACCCGAAGTGAAGCAGAGCGGAGACTTCCGGCTTTACGATCTTCAGGGAGAATTCCTGGGTATTTACAAGCTGGAGGATACGGGTGCTATTGCACCTGTTAAAGTCTTCGCACAAGCTTAA